The Christiangramia flava JLT2011 region AACCAAAACCATAAGAGGGCATTCCCATTCCTCCCCAGTATTCTATGTGATAACCACGGGTGAAACCTAAACTTTTATCATCATTAAGCCACCATGGAGTATACAGGTGCATTCCACCAACTCCATCTTCATTATATCTTTTTCGATCCATCAACTGCGGAACAAATCCCATTCTTGAAGCACCGGTAGAATCGTGAAGGTATCGCCCTACCACATCGCTAGAATTTGCCAGTCCGTTTGGGTGAATTGCTGATTTTGAATTCAGCAGAATTCGGGCTGAACTACAGGCACTTGCTGCAAGAATAACCACTTTCCCTTTGATATGATAATCCTTCTGATCTTCTTTACTGATATAGTGCACACCAGTTGCTTTCCCTTCACCGTCTGTGGTTACCTCGCGTACCATGGCATTCACGTAAAGATCTACGTTGCCGGTTTCTTTGGCCGGTTTCACCAATACGGAAGAGGAGGAAAAATCTCCATAAACCGTACAGGACCTGGAACACTGACTACAGAAAAAACAGGCACCGCGTTCCTTATTTACACGCTTGGTCAAAATTGATAAACGTGAGGGGATCATTGGTATTCCAACTTTATCTGCTCCTCTTTTGATGTATAGTTCGTGTAATCTTGGTTTTGGAGGTGGTAAGAAATAACCGTCTGGTTCATTCGGAATATTTTCTTTTGTTCCGAAAACACCGATCATTTTATCAACCTTGTCATAATAAGGCTTTACATCGTCATAACCGATAGGCCAGTTATCTCCTTTTCCATCAAAATCTTTTCTTTTAAAATCAAGCGGACCGAATCTCAGGGAAATACGTCCCCAGTGATTGGTTCTTCCTCCAACCATTCTTGAGCGAAACCAATCGAACTCGGTTCCCCACTCTTTTGTATAAGGTTCTCCATCAAGTTCCCAGCCTCCATAAGCCATATCAAAATCACCAAAAGGCCTAACAGTAGAAGCTCCTCTTCTGGGAGATTCATAAGGCCAGCGAAGTTGTGTACGTTGCTCAGGATTTTTGGGGTCAAAATCAGGACCGGCTTCTAAAATGGCTATTTTAAAACCTTTATCGGCTAAAATTTTGGCTGCCATTCCGCCTCCAGCTCCAGATCCTACGATGATCACATCATATTTAGGAGACTGCTCTATAATTTGAAAAGACATATATTGAAATTGTTGTAACTAAAACGTTTTAGCTAAAATAATAATTAAATATAAATTACCAAGATTTTCTTAAAAAAAGCAATAAATATTTAAAGAAATCTTAATTAGAATACTGAATTATTAGCTCAGCCACCGATCATAGTCAGAATTCCATTCCACGATCTTATTTTCATACATCGCATCTAAAGCCATCTGAACAGCAACGGCAGTTTTCGCCCCGGTGATCTCATTTGACAGTGGTTGCTGGTTATTCATGATACTATCCCGAAAATCCATTAATGCCTGTTTGCTTGGGTCGGCATGATTTACATGAATTGGAATTCCTTTGCCTTCTTCCCATTGAACAGTTGCTCCGGAAACACCGTCAACTTCGCCTAATTTCCGATCATAATTACCTTCAGGATAGAACCAGGCCTGCGTATAATCCAGGATAATCGTTCCCTTGCTGCCGATCACCTTAATCTGGTAATCATCTTTGGCATTGGTAGTCAGGCAGGTGAATTTTGCTTCTACTCCATTTGGATAGCTATAGATCAGGTGAATATTATCATAAGTTTCGCGGCCATCCTTCCAGTAATCAATTCCTCCGGTACCCATTACCTGCTTTGGCGTGGCATCTAATACCCAATTCACAAAATCGATCTGGTGAGAGCATAATTCAGCAACGAGTCCGCCACTATATTCCTTATACATCCTCCAGTTGATCAATTTCTCCAGATCCGGACTTGGAACCGGTCTTCGCCAGTCGCCAAAGCGATTCCACTGGCATTGAAAAGAACTGATTTCGCCGACTTTTCCATTTTTGATCAGGTCTACAACATGTGTATATAATCGCGAGCTGTGATACTGATGCCCCGTTTGGTAGATCAGATTTTCAGGTTTGGCAGCCACGAGATCTTTTATTCCATCGTAACCTTTAGCCATAGTCTTTTCACCATAAACATGCTTACCCGCCTGTAGGGAAGCGATTCCTATTTCAGAATGTGTATTAAAAGGTGTCGCCATGTAGATCGCATCGATATTCTTATTTTCAAGCAACTTCCGATAATCTGAATATCCCTTTGGATTGCCTTCGGCTCGTTTAATACCTTCAGCTAGATGAGAAGGCAAAATATCACAACAGGATACTACTTTTAAATTCGGTATTTCGTTGATGAAGGGGATCATTCCGTTACCGCGACTCCCAGTCCCAATAACCCCAACATTGATCGTATCATTTTTATTTTCAAACGTATTGATCCTTGCCAGAACCGATGTACTAGAAGCCAGGGCCAGAGACGCCATTCCGCTTTTTATTACAAAATCTCTTCTTTTCATCTAAAGCTATTAATTTTCAGAATGAATTATTCTGACTTTTTAAACTTCAGGTTTCCAACCATCAGCGTACTCACGTGACCAGAATTTCATCACCTCTTCATCCAAAACTTTTCCTGAATGGCTATCTACAGAAAATTTTTTGCCTGAACGATAGGCCATATTCGCATAATGTACCATCGCCATGGAAACGCTTGCATCATCTATTGGTGCTGCTAATTTGGCCTTACCACGAATGGTATCAAAGAAATTGACCATGTGTGCGGTAGTCACATCTCCACCTCCACCAAGAGCTGTTCCGGATTCTTTTGAAGCTGAATTGACTTCGCGAATGACATTCCCGCTACGGTCTTTCAGAATATACTTTTCACGATCTACAAAAACACTTCCATCGGTTCCGTAGATAATCGTTCCACGTCCTGCACCATAGGTCTGATACCCATTGCGACTCTGCCCATCCCATTGAATGATCTTATCATCTTCAAACTTAAAGGTCGCTTCCATACTATCGTACATTTCCCAGCCATCATCCTTAAAATGTCTTTTTTCAGCTTCAACTTCTACATAATTTGGAAAATCCACCTGAAGCGCCCATCTCGCAATATCCATTTCGTGGGTTCCATTATTACCAGCTTCCGCAGTACCGTAATTCCAACCATACCAGTGCCAGTTATAATCCCAGGTTTCTTCGGTATAATCTCTCCTGGTTGCAGGCCCCTGGAAAAGCTCCCAGTCGAGACCTTCAGGTACCTTAGCTTTTTTCTGAACAGGCACTTCTCCCCTTGAATTGGTGTAGAAAGCAATAGCTTTATAAGGCTTCCCAATCACGCCATCATGAATTTCCCTGATGATCTCTATCGTATGATCTGAAGATCGCTGCTGATTACCCATTTGCACCACTTTATCAAATTTTTTAGCAGCTTCCACCAGCATCTCATTTTCCATCATATTATGGCTACAGGGTTTTTCAACATACACATGTTTGTCGCCCTTCATGGCCATGATCGATCCCGGAGTATGCCAGTGATCTGGAGTAGCATTGATCAGGATATCCACGTTCTTATCGTCGATCACCTTACGGATATCATTTTCCAGTTTCGGCGAATAATCTATTCTAGTGGCAAATTCATCTAAAGCGCGCTCCCGCTGACTTTTCATCACATCGCATAAATAAGCGAGCCGAACATTGGAGGATTTTAATGAAATTGGTTCGTAGTATCCGCCAAGTCTTCTTCCCAGTCCGGCAATTGCCACATTCAACCGGTCATTAGAGCCAATTATATTTCGGTAACTACTAGCCGTCATTCCCATTACAGAACTGCCAGCGATCATCGCAGCACTTCCCAAAAACGTTTTCGTAATAAAATCTCTTCTTGAAGTCATAACTGCGGAAATTAAAGTTGCTTGATTTTAATATTTCTGAAAGCCACACGATTACCGTGGTCCTGTAGTAAAATTCGGCCTTTTTCAAGTTCCCCGAAATTTGGCCATTTATCATATTTACTTTCAGAAACCAGTTTTCTGAATTCTTCGGAACCTCTTTCGTACTCCAGTACTTTTACGCCATTTAGCCAATGTTCCACATGACCTTCCTTAGAAATGATATGAGCCGTGTTCCACTCTCCAATCGGGTTGATCGGCTTTTCAGGGTCTGCCTGAATCAGATCGTAAAGGGAAGCCACCGTTCTGCTGCCTTCATGATTCCCAAGTTTTGCATCAGGATGGTTGTCATCGTCTAGAATTTGATACTCCAGGCCTATAGAAGACCCCGGACCTTTGTTCAGATCGGTATCAACGTAATATTTTATCCCGCTATTGGCACCTTTCGTTATTTTAAAATCGACTTTCAATTCAAAATCGCCATAAACAGTATCGGTCACGATATCTCCACCGGCCGTAGATTCTTCACCGCCACTTGCCAGAACGATCAGGTTCCCATCTTCCATCACCCATCCTTTCTCGGGAAATTTATCCAGCCTCGCTCCACGCCAGCCATTAGTTGTTTTACCATCCCAAAGCAATTCCCAACCATTATTCGCTTCATCTGAAGTCAGTTGATTTTTGGTCATTTTCGGCTCCAGCGGACTTTTTTTCGAATATTTCTGAAGGCTGTCAGTAAGAATTCTAATGTTCTTCCACATGATCTGCTTTCCGGCTTCATCCTCGTCAGAAATGGAATGTACCTGAAGAGCTATAAATCCTTCCGAAGTTTTATCATCAATTAAAAAAGCTGTAGGAGTTTCATTCACCCAGGTTTTGATGGTATCCCCAATCGCTTCAATTCGATAGTGATTCCATTCGTTTTGCCTGAAAGCTTTTTGCGCTTCTGAATCATTTTCCAAAGAATACAGCCAGCCTCGACGACCTTCATCATAGATACCGCCGCTCCATGCTCTATCGCTGGGGTCGATCTCTACCTGGTAACCGTGAACTCTTCCATTTTGATATTGAGGAAGGCTGTTACTTCGAATTTGTATTCCGGAATTCATGGTAGAATCAACCTTAAAATCTAATTCCAGTATGAAATCACCATAATTCTTTTCGGTGGTTAAAAACGAATTAGGTGTACCATGAACGGTAGAACCTATGATCGTCCTGTCTTTCACCTCATACTTTGCTTCACCTCCTTTTTGGTCCCAACCTGAAAGGTCATTATCATCAAATAAAGAAACCCAGGGTACACTTTCCTTTTTTTCCTGCTGGCAGCTTGTGAAAAGTGCCAGTGATATGAGAACTAAGGCTAGTCGTACTCTGGGTTTCGATAATTTCATGTTGGTTATTTTAATTCCTTATAATATCCGCATTTATTATTTTACAAACAACTGCTTGTTTGGTTTACTGCTCATCCAGAACTTCAATTCTCCACCATTCATTATATCATCATGCTGAATAAAAGGTTCGGTAAGCTCTTTTCCATTCAGTTCCACCTTTTTCACGTAGACATTTTTATCGCTCTGGTTTTTGGCGATCACGGTAAATTTCTTGCCGTTATCAAGATTCAATGTCGCTTCACTGATCGCGGGACTCCCGATCGCGTAATCTACCGATCCCGGAGCTACCGGATAAAATCCCAGCGTACTGAAGATATACCAGGCGCTCATCTGGCCAAAATCATCATTTCCGCTTAAACCATCAGCACCGTTCATATACTTCATTTTAAGAATCATCCTGATCTTGTCCTGGGCTTTCCACGGCTCATTCGTCCAGTCATACAAATAAGCGACATGGTGAGAAGGCTCATTTCCATGTACATAATTCCCGATAATTCCTTCACGGGAAATATCTTCTGTATTCTCAAAATACTTATCGGGTAATTCCATGGTAAACAGGGAATCCAGGTGTTGCGAAAACTGGTCTTTCCCGCCCATCATCTCAATCATTTCTGCAGGAGCATGTGGAACATACAAACTATAATTCCAGGAATTTCCTTCAATATAACCCTGGCCATGGGTATTCAGTTCATCAAATTCTTTTTTGAAAGTACCATCGCTCAATTTTGGGCGCATAAATCCAGATTTCGGATCGTAAACATTCTTATAATTTTCAGATCTTTTCATGAATTCTTCATAAACCTCATCATTTCCGATCTTCTTCGCAGCCTGAGCGATTGCCCAGTCATCATAAGCATATTCCAAAGTTTTAGAAACAGATGCACCATTTTTATCTTCAGGAACATAACCCATATCCATGTAATATTGGAGTCCGTCATAATAGCCGGTTTTTGCCGTATTTACCATGGCGTCAAGAGCATGTTCATGATCAAAATCGGCATTACCCTTTACGATCGCATCAGCAATTACCGAAGCACTGTGATACCCGATCATACACCAGTTCTCATTCCCATAATGCGACCAAACCGGAAGCATGGAATGCACACTCTGATCATAATGAGCCATCATCGCCTGCACCATATCCTGATTTCTTTCAGGTTGTAACACATTGAAAAGCGGATGCAGTGCACGGTAGGTATCCCAAAATGAAAAACTGGTATAATTGGTAAAACCATCAGCCTGATGACGATTCCTGTCAATTCCCATGTATTGGCCATCGGTATCCATATATTCAGTCGGGCCTAAGAAAGCGTGGTACATTGCTGTATAAAAGTTGACCTTTTCTTCCTGGTCTTCTTCGGAAATATCCACTTTTGAAAGTTCTTTATTCCAGGTGTCTCTTGCCTGCTGGCGAACCTCATCAAAATTCCATCCCGGAATTTCCTCCTTCATATTCTGAATGGCTCCCTCAGTACTCACCGGCGAAATTGCCAGTTTTACCTCCAAAGGTTCCGAAGTATCAAAGTCGAACCACATCCTGATCTGCTCTCCGGCAATCTCCGGGAAGTTATGCGCCTGATCAAATTTTCCCCAGAAACCACGATAAGGCTGTTTGTCGTATCGCTCTCTTCCGTATTCCTTGATCGGTTTATTGAAAGACATGGCGAAATACACTTTTCTGGTTCTTGCCCAGCCATTGGTCTGGCGATAACCGGTGACCAGCGTATCATTTTCAACACGAACGAACGTCCATACGTTTTTATCTTCGTAATTGTAGATTCCATGCATCAGGTCAAAAACCAAATGGCTTTCCTTTCCTTCCGGAAAAGTATACCGATGCATTCCCACACGGGTAGAAGCGGTCATTTCAGCTTTAATATTATAATCGTCCAGCATCACGCTGTAATATCCCGCTTCAGCTGTTTCGCGATCATGAGAAAACCTGCTGCGATAACCACTTTCCGGATCGGACTCTGTTCCGGGATTCAGTTTCAGATCGCCTGTTGTCGGCATGATCAGGAAATCTCCAAGATCGGAATGCCCGGTTCCGCTGAAATGTGTATGACTGAAACCTACGATGGTGTTATCGTCATACTGGTAGCCAGCGCAATATTTATAAACATCAGGATTGTAGTGCCCGTCTACTGCATACGGAATTGTATCGGTATCGGGACTTAACTGAATACTTCCAAAAGGCACAGTAGCTCCGGGATACGTATGCCCCATTTTTGCAGTCCCGATCATCGGGTCTACATACTGGGCAAAATCCTGATTTTCCTGCGCAGAAGTATTCGTATTAAATAGCAATGCTGAAAGGATGGCAAGTGATCCTGCAATCGTTCCGAAATTCTTTTTCATAGTAATTCTAATCGTTTATTTTTCTTTAGTAAGGTCCACGCCTTCGTTGGTAATGATAACCGGCTTGATAAAACCGTCTTCATCGAAATACATTCTTTCAATACAGGTAACTCTTGAGTTCCCATCGGTTTCGGTTAGTGGTCTGCGGTGATATACAATATAATAATCATCATTATCAGGATTCTGAATTATGGAATGATGCCCGGCACCAGTCGCGATATTCATATCCTGTTTCAGAATAGTTCCCACTCTTTCGAAAGGTCCCAAAGGAGAATCGGCAATGGCGTAAGCCACGCTATAATCCGGTCCTGTCCAGCCACCTTCAGACCACATGAAGTAATATTTCCCGTCGCGCTTAAACATGAATGGACCTTCCACATATTTATCTGGAGTTACTTCTTTAAAAACGGTTCCGTCTTCAAAAGGAACAAAATCGGTAAAATCATCATTCATCTTGGCAACGTTGCAATGTCTCCATCCGCCGTAAAACATGTAATAATCATCGCCGTCCTTGTATACGAACTGGTCTATTGGCTGTGCTCCATTGTGAAATTTCCCAATCAGCGGTTCACCCAAAAGATCTTTAAAAGGTCCCTGAGGCTGATCGGCAACCGCGACTCCAATTCCGCCTAACTCCTCATCGCTCTGGATATCATTCGCGGCAAAGAACAGGTAATATTTATCTTCTTTGGAAATGATCGCCGGAGCCCACATGGCTTTTTCAGCCCATTTAACTTCGGAAGTATCGATGATTCGGTGATGATATTCCCAATTTACCAGGTCATCTGAAGAAAACGCGTCCATGAAAACCTGCTTTTCATATGGTGCAGAATAGGTTGGATATATCCAGTATTTGCCGTCAAAAACGGTTCCTTCAGGATCTGCATACCAACCCGGAAAAACCGGGTTATTCTGTGCTTCGGAATGTATTCCGCAGAAAATAACAGCGGCCACAAACAGTATTTTTTTGAAATTCATATTGAAATATACTTAAATAGCTACTTCTCTCGATTTGTTCTTCAATCCGTAGAAGAAAATATAGGCATAACTCACGATTACGATCAGGAACGCGATATCAAATCCGTATGAATCGGTTAAATAGCCAAAAGTTGGCGGGATCACCGCTCCTCCAACGATCATGGTACAAAGTATTCCAGATCCCTGGGGTTTATCGTTTCCGAGACCATCCAGCGCCAGACTGAAAATCGTCGGGAACATGATCGAGTTGAAAAGCCCCACGGCGATAAGTGTCCACATCGCCACCAGTCCTGTAGACATCGAGGAGATCAGGATCATCGCTACCGCACCCAATGCGAAACCTAAAAGAACTTTCGCCGGATTGATCAATTTGGTTAAATACGAACCTATGAATCTACCGATCATCGCACCCGTCCAGTAGAAAGTTACAAAAACCCCTACTACCGCCATATCGCTGGAAGTGGTGATTCCCGAACTTAGAACCCATTCAGCTATAGTTTCCATAAAAGGAGTGTTTCGTACTGTTTCAGCGAGATTGAGCGTCAGGAAATAATTTACCATATAACTCCCTAAAGCAACTTCGGCTCCTACATAAAAGAAGATCCCAAGCGCTCCCATCATCAAATTACGGTTTTTGAGGACTCCGCGATAATCGTTTGACGCCGCGGTATCCCCGATCTTCGGAAGATTCACAAATACGAACACTAAGGCAATTACCCCGATAAATGCTGCAATTCCAAGAAACGGAACCTGGACTGCTGCCGCTTCGTTGATATAGTAATCGGTACGGGCTGCTTCTCCAAGGGCTTCAATCTCACCAGTGGTCATCACTTTATCCTTCAGAATAAATAATGCCCCGATCGCCGGAGCGATAGCAGTTCCCAGAGAATTAAATGCCTGAGATAAATTTAATCGGCTTGATGCCGTCCTTTCCGGACCAAGTACGGTGACATATGGATTTGCCGCTACCTGCAATACGGTAATTCCCGCGGCCAGCATAAAATAAGCCAGCATGAATATTCCGAAAACGCGCATAGATGCCGCCGGGTAAAAAAGCAGGCAGCCCACTCCCATTGTAACCAGCCCCAGAATAATTCCGCGTTTATAACCAATTTTTGAAAGGATATATCCCGCCGGGATCGATAAGACGAAATAGGCTCCGAAAAAGGCAAATTGCACCATTCCGGCCTGGAAATAACTTAAGGTAAAGACTTCTTTGAGTCTTGGAATTAACGAATCTACCAGTACCGTAATGAATCCCCAAAGGAAAAACAGGACGGTTAAAAATATAAAGGCAGTTCGGTAAGATTTATTTTGATTTTGATCCATTTACTTAATCGTTAGCTGTTGAAAAAGAATACGGGAAGTCTTCTTTTTTAGTTCCACGTTGTTTGTTTGGCTCTGGTCCCATTTCATATTTTATGGTCGCTCCCTTCATTAATTCGGAATGTTCCAGATAGTTCTTATCGTACACTTTTCCGTTTACGGTCATCTTCTGAATGTAGATATTCTTATCTGAATTTTCAGGCGCATTGATCTGTACCTTCTTTCCGTTTTCCAGGTTGATCGTGATATATTTAAACAAAGGCGCTCCCAAAACGTACTGATCTACCGCCGGTGTTACCGGATAGAATCCCATTGCTGAAAACACATACCAGGCTGAAGTTTGCCCGTTATCCTCGTCACCACAATACCCATCTGGAGTTGCCATATACATCCTGTCCATGGTTTCTCTAACCCATTTCTGAGTTTTCCATGGCGCTCCGGCATAATTGTATAAATAGATCATATGCTGAATTGGCTGATTTCCGTGGGCATACTGTCCCATATCGGCGATCTGCATTTCACGAATCTCGTGGATCACTCCGCCATAAACACTTTCATCAAAAACTGGGGGCATGGAGAAAACCGAATCCAGTTTCTGAACGAATTTCTCTTTTCCGCCAATCAGATCAACAAGTCCCTGAACATCGTGAAAAACCGACCAGCTATAGTGCCAGCTGTTCCCCTCAGTAAAAGGATTCCCCCATTTGAACGGATTGAAATCTTCCTGCCAACTGCCATCTTCATTTTTTCCGCGCATCAATCCGTAGCCTGGATCGAAAAGATTTTTATAATTCATACTGCGCTCTTTGTAGATCTCGATCTCTTTTTTCGGTTTCCCGATCGCTTTTCCGAATTGATAGATCGCAAAATCGTCATATGCATACTCCAGCGTTCGGGCAGCACTTTCATTCACGCCCACATCGTAAGGCACATAACCAAGATCGTTGTAGTATGGAGCTCCGGCACGCCCAACGGCCGTCATTGGCCCTTCATTGTTGGCACCGTTTACGAGCGCATCCCAAAGGGTTTCCGTATCATAACCTCTAAGACCTTTGATATAAGCATCGGCCACTACAGAGGCGGAGTTGTTACCCACCATGATATTGGCGTAACCCGGGCTCGACCATTCCGGTAACCAGCCACCTTCTTTAAAATCATTAGCCAGACCCGCCTGCATTTCTTTATTGATAGAAGGGTAGGCAAGATTTAAGAATGGATACAAGGCGCGGAAAGTATCCCAGAAACCAGTACCGGCGAACATATATCCAGGAAGGATCTTACCGTTATAAGGGCTCCAGTGAACGATCTCGTCGTCTTTGTTGATCTCGTATAATTTATTCGGAAAGAATAATGTTCTGTATAAACAGGAATAGAATGTTTGAAATTGTTCCACGGTTCCACCGCCTACTTCAATCCGTCCTAATTTTTCATTCCACAGATCACGGGCTTTTTGCTTGGTTGTTTCAAAATCATTTGAAGCGATCTCTCTGTCCAGGTTCAATTCCGCCTGCTCAAAACTGATGAAAGAAGATGCCACTTTTGCATTGATCACTTCACCATCTTTGGTTTTAAAACCTACAATAGCTCCGGCATGATCAGCTTCCATCTCGGCCTGACCCTTTGCAAGGTTCTCCCCTTCCCAGGTATTTATATTATCAAAAGGCTTATCAAACTGAATAACGAAATAGTTCTTAAAATCTGTCAGTTTTCCACGGGCATATTTCGTGGTGTACCCGATGATCTTGTTTTCCTCAGGAATCACTTTTACATAAGATCCCTTATCAAAAGGATCGATCACTACGTATGAACTGTCAGATTCAGGAAAAGTAAATTTGAATTGTGCCGCACGCTCAGTTGGTGTTAATTCCACAGTCACATCATGATCTGCCAGATAAACCTTGTAGTAATACGGAGTAGAAACTTCCGCTTTATGTGAGAACCAGCTGGCGCGATCATCCTGATTGAATTTCATTCCGCCAGTCACAGGCATCAATGAAAACTGACCATAATCGTTCATCCAGGGAGATGGCTGGTGAGTCTGCTTGAAACCGCGGATCTTTTCAGCATCATAGGTATATGCCCAACCATGACCCATTGGCCCGGTTTGCGGCGTCCAGAAGTTCATTCCCCATGGCACTGCCACGGCAGGATACGTATTACCATTTGATAATCCAGGGCTCGAATCGGTCCCCATCAGCGGATTCACATAATCTACCGGATTCTCTACCTTTTCCAGTATAGTTTTCTGGGCTTGTGTAATATTAAAACATACTAGCGCCAGAATGATAAAGTTTAATTTTTTCATTTTTCTAATTCAGTTTAAATAGCAGGTAAATTATTTTTGATCTTGTTCCAGAACGGTTCATTGAAAAGGTAAGAAGAACCAATTATCCCGGCTT contains the following coding sequences:
- a CDS encoding sugar MFS transporter — translated: MDQNQNKSYRTAFIFLTVLFFLWGFITVLVDSLIPRLKEVFTLSYFQAGMVQFAFFGAYFVLSIPAGYILSKIGYKRGIILGLVTMGVGCLLFYPAASMRVFGIFMLAYFMLAAGITVLQVAANPYVTVLGPERTASSRLNLSQAFNSLGTAIAPAIGALFILKDKVMTTGEIEALGEAARTDYYINEAAAVQVPFLGIAAFIGVIALVFVFVNLPKIGDTAASNDYRGVLKNRNLMMGALGIFFYVGAEVALGSYMVNYFLTLNLAETVRNTPFMETIAEWVLSSGITTSSDMAVVGVFVTFYWTGAMIGRFIGSYLTKLINPAKVLLGFALGAVAMILISSMSTGLVAMWTLIAVGLFNSIMFPTIFSLALDGLGNDKPQGSGILCTMIVGGAVIPPTFGYLTDSYGFDIAFLIVIVSYAYIFFYGLKNKSREVAI
- a CDS encoding GH92 family glycosyl hydrolase — its product is MKKLNFIILALVCFNITQAQKTILEKVENPVDYVNPLMGTDSSPGLSNGNTYPAVAVPWGMNFWTPQTGPMGHGWAYTYDAEKIRGFKQTHQPSPWMNDYGQFSLMPVTGGMKFNQDDRASWFSHKAEVSTPYYYKVYLADHDVTVELTPTERAAQFKFTFPESDSSYVVIDPFDKGSYVKVIPEENKIIGYTTKYARGKLTDFKNYFVIQFDKPFDNINTWEGENLAKGQAEMEADHAGAIVGFKTKDGEVINAKVASSFISFEQAELNLDREIASNDFETTKQKARDLWNEKLGRIEVGGGTVEQFQTFYSCLYRTLFFPNKLYEINKDDEIVHWSPYNGKILPGYMFAGTGFWDTFRALYPFLNLAYPSINKEMQAGLANDFKEGGWLPEWSSPGYANIMVGNNSASVVADAYIKGLRGYDTETLWDALVNGANNEGPMTAVGRAGAPYYNDLGYVPYDVGVNESAARTLEYAYDDFAIYQFGKAIGKPKKEIEIYKERSMNYKNLFDPGYGLMRGKNEDGSWQEDFNPFKWGNPFTEGNSWHYSWSVFHDVQGLVDLIGGKEKFVQKLDSVFSMPPVFDESVYGGVIHEIREMQIADMGQYAHGNQPIQHMIYLYNYAGAPWKTQKWVRETMDRMYMATPDGYCGDEDNGQTSAWYVFSAMGFYPVTPAVDQYVLGAPLFKYITINLENGKKVQINAPENSDKNIYIQKMTVNGKVYDKNYLEHSELMKGATIKYEMGPEPNKQRGTKKEDFPYSFSTAND